One stretch of Campylobacter sp. CCS1377 DNA includes these proteins:
- a CDS encoding sel1 repeat family protein — protein MRILLALLIGIYAFGTDVCEQKEAEIFLYVEKYADIYKNKNLNLSEEEKYKKAVADCNARDEKACLYIYNNFIIDGNFKFEENIFNLIEILNNVGIIIEIAQPSSNKELNSLISFNSFKNSLEVIDYVLSKTNDKKIIEELKALKKRNTISIFLNGNGCPAYSNGKLESDTIKMPCLCKKNSAYLLLEPDNIRQAFLNLKLLCDKYKDSVSCGAVGGFYENGQGVRVDFKQAKKYYGLACDGGYQYGCDGYKRMMGY, from the coding sequence ACAAAAAGAAGCTGAAATATTTTTATATGTAGAAAAATATGCAGATATTTATAAAAATAAAAATTTAAATCTTTCAGAAGAAGAAAAATATAAAAAAGCTGTTGCTGATTGTAATGCTAGAGATGAAAAAGCTTGTTTATATATTTATAATAACTTTATTATAGATGGTAATTTTAAATTTGAGGAAAATATATTTAATTTAATTGAAATATTAAATAATGTAGGTATTATCATAGAAATCGCTCAACCAAGTAGTAATAAAGAACTTAATTCTTTAATTTCATTTAATAGTTTTAAAAACTCTTTAGAGGTAATAGACTATGTACTTAGTAAAACTAATGATAAGAAAATCATAGAAGAATTAAAAGCGCTTAAAAAACGAAATACTATTTCAATATTTCTTAACGGAAATGGTTGCCCAGCATACTCTAATGGCAAATTAGAGAGTGATACGATAAAGATGCCGTGCTTATGCAAAAAAAATTCTGCTTATTTGCTATTAGAACCTGATAATATAAGACAAGCTTTTTTAAATTTAAAACTTTTATGCGACAAATATAAAGATAGTGTAAGTTGTGGAGCTGTGGGTGGTTTTTATGAAAACGGACAAGGCGTAAGAGTTGATTTTAAACAAGCAAAAAAATACTATGGCTTAGCTTGTGATGGTGGTTATCAATACGGTTGCGATGGATATAAAAGAATGATGGGGTATTGA